The Nocardia sp. BMG51109 nucleotide sequence GGGATGGTCGGGGCGGTGGTGCAGGCCCGGATAGCTGACGAGCAGGGTGGCGACGACCGCGCGGGCGGCGGCGTCGCGGAGTTGGTCGACGTGACCGGACGGGGTGGCGGGATCGTCGTCGCCGTATACGCCCAGCCACGGCGCCTGTAGTCGGGGAGCGGCCCGGACGAGCGGGGCGGCCCGGTCGTCCAGTGCGGCCACGATGCCGGGCGCGGCCACACTGACCGCGGCGCCGATCGGCCGGTTGGTCGCCACCAGCAGGGCGGCGGTCCCAGCGGAGTCGAAGCCGAGCACCCCGATGCAGTCGCCGAACACGCCGTGCCCGGTCAACCAGTCGAAACACGCGTCGAAGTCGTCGAACAGGTCGTCGCCGAAGACCGTGTCGGTGGTTCCATTGCGGTGAAACAGGTTCGGCGCCACCACGATCCAGCCCTCGCCCGCCAGTGACCGCATCAGCTCCAGCAACGCATCGGCGAACTCGCGCGACTCGTGCAGCAGGACGATGCCGCCCCGCGCATTGCCCTCCGGCTCGATCACGGTGATGGGCACGCGAGTCGGTGCCGCCCGCTGCTCATCGTCGTCCGCCGGCAGGTCGCCGATGCGCAACGAAGCGATGTCCCGATAAATGCCCGACATGAAAC carries:
- a CDS encoding dienelactone hydrolase family protein, yielding MSGIYRDIASLRIGDLPADDDEQRAAPTRVPITVIEPEGNARGGIVLLHESREFADALLELMRSLAGEGWIVVAPNLFHRNGTTDTVFGDDLFDDFDACFDWLTGHGVFGDCIGVLGFDSAGTAALLVATNRPIGAAVSVAAPGIVAALDDRAAPLVRAAPRLQAPWLGVYGDDDPATPSGHVDQLRDAAARAVVATLLVSYPGLHHRPDHPGFAPSDSDDAETLVAAQTRIFDWFDSHLR